CTGCATGGCATGCAGGAGGTCAGGAGTTCAATTCTCCTTAGCTCCACTTCTCGAAGTTCCCGTCCGGACGCCATGTCCGGGCGGGTTCTTCTCGTTGACAGCCCGTTCCGGAGGAACGTCGTGCCCAACTCGCCCGCCGCGCCCGCCCTTTGGCACCGGCTGCTCGGCGTGCTGCGATGCCCGGTGTGCGACGGGCCGCTCGGGCCCCCGCCCGGAGTCCCGGCGCCCGGCCCGACGCTGCGGGGCGTCACGTCACTGCGCTGCGCCGGGGGTCACTCGTACGACGTCGCCCGCCAGGGTTACCTCGGTCTGCTGACCGGCAATGTGAACGTGGCCAACGCCGACAGCGCGGACATGGTGGGCGCCCGGAGCCGCTTCCTGGAGGGCGGGCACTACGCGCCGCTCGCGGACGCCCTCGCCGCGGCCGTCGCCGGGCTCTGCCCGCCGGACGGCACCGTCCTGGACGCCGGGGCCGGCACCGGTTACTACCTCGCCGCCGTGCTCGACGCCCTGCCCGGCGCGGTGGGACTCGGGCTCGACCTCTCCAAGTTCGCGCTGCGCCGGGCCGCCGGGGTCCATCCGAGGGCGGGCACCGCGACCTGGGACATCTGGAAGCCACTGCCCGTGGTGAGCGGCGCCGCCGACGTCGTGATCAATGTCTTCGCGCCGCGCAACGGCCCGGAGTTCCGGCGCGTCCTGCGCCCTGACGGGGCCCTGGTCGTCGTCACGCCGACCGCCCGCCATCTCGCCGGACTCCCGGCGGGTCTGGGCATGTTGTCGGTCGACGCCGCGAAGGAGGACCGGCTCCGGCGTACGCTGTCCGGTCACTTCCGGCAGGAGGGCGCGGACCTCGTGGAACGGGAGATCGCACTGACGGGGGAGTCCGTGCGCGATCTGATCCTGATGGGCCCCAGCGCCCACCACCTGGCCGCCGAGGAGGTGCACCGGAGCGTCGCGTCGCTGGACAGCCCGCTCACGGTGACCGTCTCGTTCGTCGTGTCGGTCCACCGGCCGAGCTGACACCGCGCAGGCCGGGCACCCTCCGGGGGACGCCGGGCGCGCGCCTCCTCAAGAAGTCGCGTGCCCGGCGGCATCCTCCGAAGGACGGCCCGGCTTCTCCCGGAGAGGACGCGTCAGCGTCCGCTGCCCAGGGCCTTTCTGCCACCGCCCGGCGGCAGGGCGGCCGGGCCGCCCCCCGGCAGCGCCGGCCGCTGCGGCGCCGGCTGCTCGATACGCAGCGCCAGCGCCGGGCAGCGCCGTACCGCGCGCTGGGCACGGCCCCGCAGATGCATCGGTACGGAGGCGTCGGCCAGCGCGGGGAAACCGTCCGGGCCCAGCCGGATCAGCTCCGGCACGATGTCCGCGCAGAGCCCGTGCCCCTGGCAGAGCGTCCAGTCCACAGCCAGCTTCTCGCCGCTCGGGATGGACTCCACCTCGGTCTGGTAGCCGGGACCCGGCAGCGGCAGCACCCCGGTCGTCTCACGTCCGCAGCCGCCGTCCAGCACATGGGCGGCCAGGTCGTCGGTGAAGGCGGAGAGGGTCGACATGAAGAACCGCGCGGACCCGTCGGGATGCTTGCAGGCCCCCCGCCCCCGTACCGCCTGCGTCACCGCGCGCAGCGCCTCCAGGGCCGCCGGGCCGCCGCCGTTCAGTACGTCGCTCAGCCCGCCCGCAGCGGCCGGCAGACCGAGCCGGCAGGGGCCGCACTGGCCGGAGGTCTCGGCGGCGAGCCAGTTCGCCACCCGCAGCGCCTCGCCCAGCGGGCAGGTCTCGGGGCCGATCGGCAGGATCGCGCCCGCGCCCAGCGAGCCGCCCACCGCCGCCAGCGACTCGCGCGAGACGACGGCGTCGTGCGCGGCCACCGAGTCGATCCAGTTGCCGTGGTATCCGCCGGTCAGTACGCCCTGCGGCAGCGGCGGCGCCCCGGCCAGCTGGAGGACGTAGCGCAGCGGAACCCCCGTCGGCACCTCCACGACCATCGGGCGCGCGACCGCGCCCGAGACGGTCAGCATGACGGTGCCCGGCTCGGCGTCGAGCCCGGTGTGCCCGTAGCGGCGGGCGCCGATCCGGGCGCCGATGGCGAGTTGGGCGTACGTCTCGGCGTTGGACAGCAGCGTCGGGGCGCCGCCGACACCGGACTCGGCGGCCCGCTCGCGGCGGCCCGGCGGCATCGAGGGCCCGCCGTTGGCCGCGCGGATCACGGACGACGCCTCACCGGAGACCATGCGCTCGGGCGTACGGATCACGCGCGCCCGCAGCTGCTGCCCGCGCCGGTCGGACAGACCGCGCTCGGCGAGCGCGGCCCGCATGGATATCTCGGTGGAGTTGCGGGTGACGGCGACCACCAGGGTGCGCGCGCCCAGCGCCTCGGCGGCCAGCAGGGCGCCGTCCAGGATCAGATGGGGCGCCCGGTTGAGCAGCACCGTGTCCTTGCGGCAGGCCGGCTCGCCCTCACTGCCGTTGATGACGACGACGGGGCGCACCCCGCGCCGGATCGATGCCTTGGCGACGGCGCGCAGCTTCTTGCTGAACGGGAAGCCGGCGCCTCCGCGTCCGAGGAGGGAGATGTTCTCGGCGAGCTGGGCGAGCAGCTCCCCGGTCAGCGGCGACAGCGGCCCGTGCACCTTGAGGTGCATGGCCAGGTCGAGCCGTTCGACGAGGTCGAACCCCTGTGTCAGCTGGGGAAGGCCGACGACACGGACTTCGGGGACATCGGGGAGAGGGGCGTTCACTGTCGGTCTCCTGCGGATGGGTACCAGGGTTCACCGGCACTCGGGGTGCCCGCGCCTCCGGCGGGGGGCTGCCGGACCGCGCCGTCCGACTGCCGGTACTGGTCGGCTTGTTGATACGGGTCGGGCCCGGGGGCGGTGCCGGGCTGCGGGTAGGGGGCCGACTGTAGGTACGTGTCGGAGGGGCGGTTCGACTCAGTCCCGAGGTACGTCTCTTGCTGCTGGTACGGCTGGTACGCATCGGCCTGCTGATACGCGTCCGTCTGCTGGTACGGGGACGGCTGCTGGTACGGGTCGGTCAGGGGCGACCCGGTGCCGACGGCGGGCTCGTGCAGCCGGGCCTGGGCGGGCGGCGGCGGCGACGGCGTCGGCCACATGCCGGCCCCGGCCGCCGAAGGCTCCTCGATGACCGGTATCTCCTCGGTCATGGGGATGCGCTCGGCGTACGGGATCTCGCCCGTGGACGGGCCCGGGGAATCGCTCCCGAAGGAGACGGCGCGGTACCCGGCCGACAGGCCCGTACCGGGACCGGACCCCGCGCCGCCCGGAGCACCCGCCCCGGTGCGCACCCCCGGGTCGACGTACGTGTCCGCGAGCGGGTCCGGATAGGGCACCGACGGCGTTGCCGGCGGAGTGGCGGCGTACGGAGCGACGGACGGGACCGTGAGGGGGTCCGGTACGAAGGTGTCCGCGAACGGGTCGGCGGCCCCCGGACGGCCCGCCTCGTAAAGAGGCGGCGACGGCGGGGCGATACGCGGCGGGACCCGCGTCGCGCCCAGCGAGGTCGCCGACGCCGGAGGGGAGGCCGGCGCGGAGGCGGGCCGGCGGCGCGGGAACCGCTGCTCGAACTCCACCTGCGGGGCGTTCGCCGCGCCCGGCAGCGGGTCGCGGGCCAGGTCACGGCGGCCAGGCTGCTCCGCCTCGGGGGCCTCGCGCAGACCGCCCGGCGCCTTCATGATCAGGTCGGCGATCCTGCGCCGGACCGGCGGCGGCAGCAGTCGTACGGAGACGGCGCCGATGACCGCCACGAGCGCCAGGCAGTACATGGTCATCACCCAGGTCGCGGCGGCGCGGCCCGCGTACAGCCCGTGCATCAGCGCGAAGCACCAGGCCGGGTAGGCCAGCATGTGCAGCGCGCGCCAGCGGCCGGCGATCCGGCCGGGCGTGGCGAAGGCGCTGCGCAGCGCGCCGGTCGCGGCGGCGATCACCATCAGGAAACCGGCGAGCGACCCGAAACCGATGAGGCCGCTGGTGCCGGTGATCCCGAGCCCGAAGGGCAGGACGGCGCCGATCAGCGCCACATGGCCGAGCGAGACCTTCACCGTGGCGTGCAGCAGCAGAAAGCCGAGGGAGGCCATCGCCGTGAACCGGTGGATGCCCTGGGCGAGCAGCCGGTGCCGCGGGGACAGCAGCAGCCGGTCCGTGGCCACGAGCCCCCAGGCGACGGCCGCCGTGAGGGACACGAGCGACAGCACGCCGGTGGTGAAGTCGAGCATCGCGCGGAACCCGTCACTCCCCGCGACCGCGAGGAGGGGGACAAGGACGAGTGCGGCGACCGACACCCCACCCCGGACCGAGGGACTCATGCCCTGGGCCGGGGGGAGCGAGGAGCGGATGGTGCTGGATAGCTTCATAGGGGCAACTCCGAATGTCTCGGCAAAGCGGTCCCGTTGCGGCATGCTAAGTCGCTCCCTACTGGGCGGTTCGCCGTTTGCAGGTTTACCGAGGGAATTGAGCGTCAACTGCCTCTGCGGTTGCCCCGGATAAGGGTGATACGCGGAGTAACTCGGGTGCCGAAGGTTCGATGAATCACATATCGCGGATGGCCTGTTGGCGACTCGAACGATCTTGTATGGGCTTCGAACGGACCGTCGCCACCCCGCAACCGGTCCGCGTCACTGCCCGAATCCGCCCTCTCCGCCCGGTATCCGCCGTGCGGGCGCCGCGCCCGCTGCGGTACCCTGCTCGCATGCGTGCCGTACGCCTTCTGCTTAGCGAGCCGCGCTGATCAGTACCGACGGATGACCGATCCGGATCGGAATCAGCGTGGCGCCCCCTCCTGTGCGAGGGGTTTTTTCGTTCCCGCGGCAGAGACGATCGATGGAGCTTCAGAGGACATGAGCGAGACGAATCCGGCAGCCCCCGGCGCGGAGACGACCGCGCCGACCGCGCCGCACCGCTACACGGCTGCCATGGCCGCCGACATCGAGGCACGCTGGCAGGACTTCTGGGACACCGAGGGCACCTACGAGGCGCCCAACCCCTCCGGCGACCTGGCCGGGGACCCGGCCGTCGTCGCGCGCCCCAAGAAGTACGTCATGGACATGTTCCCGTACCCCTCGGGCACCGGCCTGCACGTCGGCCACCCGCTGGGCTACATCGCCACCGACGTCTACGCCCGCCACCAGCGCATGAGCGGCTACAACGTGCTGCACACGCTGGGCTTCGACGCCTTCGGCCTGCCCGCCGAGCAGTACGCGATCAGCACCGGCACCCACCCCCGGGTGTCGACCGAGGCCGCCATGGACAACATGAGGCGGCAGCTGCGCCGGCTGGGCCTGGGGCACGACAAGCGGCGCGCGATCGCCACCATCGACCCGGAGTTCCACCGCTGGACCCAGTGGATCTTCGTACAGATCTTCAACTCCTGGTACGACCCCGAGGCCGACCGCGCCCGGCCGATCACCGAACTGGTCGCGCGCTTCGAGAGCGGCGAGCGCCCGACGCCCGACGGCCGCCCCTGGAGCGAGCTGACGGCGGTCGAGCGCTCGGACGTCCTGGGCGGACACCGGCTGGCGTACGCCTCCGACGCCCCCGTCAACTGGTGCCCCGGCCTGGGCACCGTCCTGGCCAACGAGGAGGTCACCGCCGACGGCCGCTCCGAGCGCGGCAACTTCCCGGTCTTCAAGTCCAAGCTGCGCCAGTGGAACATGCGCATCACCGCCTACGCGGACCGCCTGCTGGACGACCTCGACGCGCTGGACTGGCCGGACGCCATCAAGCAGCAGCAGCGCAACTGGATCGGGCGCAGCGAGGGCGCGCGCGTCGACTTCCCCGTCGGCGACGCCGGGACCGTCACCGTCTTCACGACCCGTCAGGACACCCTGTTCGGTGCCACGTACATGGTGCTGGCGCCGGAGCACCAGCTGGTCGAGAAGATCGTTCCGGCCGCCTGGCCCGAGGGCACCCACGACGTGTGGACCGGCGGTCACGCCACGCCCGCCGAGGCCGTCGACGCGTACCGCAAGCAGGCAGCGGCCAAGTCCGACGTCGAACGGCAGGCCGACGCCAAGGACAAGACGGGCGTCTTCACCGGCGCGTACGCGACGAATCCGGCCAACGGCGAATCGATCCCGGTCTTCGTCGCGGACTATGTCCTGATGGGGTACGGCACGGGCGCGATCATGGCCGTACCGGCGCACGACAGCCGGGACTTTGCGTTTGCACGCGCTTTCGAGCTGTCGATGCGCTGTGTCGTGGCACCGACCGACGGCCGGGGCACCGACCCCGGGGAGTGGGACGACGCGTTCGTCGCGTACGACGCCACGCTCGTCAACTCCGCGTCTGCCGAACTGACGCTGGACGGACTGGGCGTGGTCGATGCCAAGGCGAAGACCACCGCGTGGCTGGCCGACCGGGGCATCGGCGAGGGCACCGTCAACTTCCGGCTGCGCGACTGGCTGTTCAGCCGGCAGCGCTACTGGGGCGAGCCGTTCCCCGTCGTCTACGACGAGGACGGCGTCGCGCACGCGCTGCCCGAGTCGATGCTGCCGCTGGAACTGCCCGAGGTGGACGACTACTCGCCGCGCACCTTCGACCCGGACGACGCCGACACCCGGCCCGAGACGCCGCTGTCGCGCAACGAGGACTGGGTGGCCGTCGAGCTGGACCTGGGCGACGGCAGGGGCGTACGGCGCTACCGCCGGGAGACCAACACCATGCCGAACTGGGCCGGTTCGTGCTGGTACGAGCTGCGCTACCTCGACCCGCACAACGACGACAACCTGGTCGCCCCCGATGTCGAGCGGTACTGGATGGGGCCCCGCGACGGCATGCCGCACGGCGGCGTCGACCTGTACGTGGGCGGCGCCGAACACGCCGTGCTGCACCTGCTGTACGCGCGCTTCTGGTCCAAGGCGCTGTACGACCTGGGCCATGTGTCGTCGGTCGAACCGTTCCACAAGCTCTACAACCAGGGCATGATCCAGGCGTTCGTCTACCGCGACAGCCGGGGCATCGCGGTCGACGCGCACGAGGTGGAGGAACGCGACGGCACCTACTGGTTCCGGGGCGAGCAGGTCAGCAGACTGCTGGGCAAGATGGGCAAGTCCCTGAAGAACGCGGTCACCCCGGACGAGATCTTCGCCGAGTACGGCGCCGACACGCTGCGGCTGTACGAGATGGCGATGGGCCCGCTGGACGTCTCGCGGCCGTGGGACACGCGCGCGGTGGTGGGCCAGTACCGGCTGCTGCAACGGCTGTGGCGCAACGTCGTCGACGAGACGACCGGTGAGGTCACGGTCGTGGACGCGCCGGACGACGAGATCGACGTGGCGACGCTGCGCGCCCTGCACAAGGCCGTCGACGGGGTCGGCCAGGACCTGGCCTCGCTGCGCTTCAACACCGCCATCGCCAAGATCACCGAACTGAACAACCACCTCACCAAGACGGGCGGGCCGGTCGCCCGCTCCGTCGCGGAACGGCTGGTGCTGCTGGTGGCGCCGCTCGCGCCGCACGTCGCCGAGGAGCTGTGGCGCCGGCTGGGGCACACCGGCTCGGTCGTGCACGAGGCGTTCCCGGTGGCCGATCCGGCGTACGTGGTGGACGAGTCCGTCACCTGCGTGGTCCAGATCAAGGGCAAGGTCAGGGCGCGGCTGGAGGTCTCCCCGTCGATCTCGGACGAGGAGCTGGAGGCGCTGGCGCTGGGCGACGCGGCCGTGGTCGCCGCGGTGGGCGGCGCGGCCGTCCGCAAGGTGATCGTACGGGCGCCGAAGCTCGTCAACATCGTGACCGGATAAGCCCCGAACGTGACCGGGTGAGCCCCGGTCGGGCAGGCGCGGGCAGCTGTCCACGGAGCCGTTTCGTGACGGTTCCGCGGACACGGGGGTTTCCCTTACGGGCAGTTTGGGGGTATCCCCGGAACCCTCGGGCCGCCCGTTGCGTTTACGGTGGAAGTACCGACGTCGACACCGGAGAGGCATCCTCATGGAGGCCGTGCTTTTGATCGTGGCGCTGCTCTTTGTCGCATTCGTGGCACTTGGCGTGGTCGTGAGCGTCAAGGCGGTCCGTGCCGCGAAGCGGGGCGTGGACCGTACGATCACGCAGGCCCGCCGCACGGTCGAGGACACCACCCTCAGAGCGAAAAGCCTCGGCCAGACCGGTGTCCCGGCCGAGCTGGCACAGCTGCGCCTCTCCCTGCGCACGTCGATGCGGGCCACCCAGGAGGCGTTGCGGGCGCACGAGTCCGAGGACGCCTCCCTGGCCGAGGCGCTGAGCCTCTTCCAGCGGCTGAGCGTGCACGGGCGTGAGCTGGACGACGAGCTGCGCCGACTGGAGCGCGATCCCGACCGGGCGACGATCGCCCGGCGCGTCCCGGAGCTGCGGGAGCGGACCGAACGGATCACGAAGTCCGCCGACGCGCTGCGCTGGGCGGCCAGGGACCGGGCGCGGAAGTTCTCCGAGGACGAGCTGACGCTGCTGAGCGAACAGATCGACGTCGAGACGGGCGCGCTGCGGCACTGGTCGGCGGTGGAGCCGACGGCGGAGGCGGACCCGGCGCGGGACGGGCACGCGGCAGACCCGGCGCGGGACGGGAGCGGGGAGCGGCGGACGGCGTCGGATCCCGCTCCGCAGGCCGCTCCCGGGCCCACGGAGTGGCCGGAGCCGGAGCCCGCGAGCGGGCCGGAGCCGGCGGGGCGCACGGGGCGGCCGGCGGGCGCGGACCCCACACTCGCGGATCAGACGTGGCCCGAGCCGCCGCCCGTGGGTGAGGGGCGGCAGGCGATCGAGCCGCCGGACCCGCGGCGGACGACGTACCCGTGGCAGGAGAAGTCGACGCGCCCGGAGACGACGAACTGACGGAGTGATGAAGTGACGGAGTGATGGGCCGGTCCGTCGGTCCGCTGACGGATGCGGTGGGCGGTGTCGGTGTGGTGGTGTGCCCCGTCGATGCGGGCGTTGATGCGGGCGTGGGGGCGGGTTCGGGTGCCGCGGGTGAGGACACGGGTGCGGGCCGGGCCGGGTTACGGGTGGCCCGGCCGGGCACACGAAAAGCGTGGTGGCGGGCTGCCAGTGGTGTGGACCCCGTCGGGACCGAGTACGTCGAAGCAGGGGAAGAGGGCGAAAGCCGATGGGGACCTCTTCGGATTCGACGGGCGTGGCGGGGCCGGGCTGCCGACCGGTGGTCGCGGCGGGTAACCTCCCGCTCATGTCCCGCCATGTCGCGATCGTCACCGATTCAACGGCCTACCTGCCGCCCCAGGCGATGGAACGCCATGGCATCACCGCGGTCCCGCTGACCGTGGTTCTCGGCGACCGGGCCCTCGAAGAGGGCACCGAGATCTCCGCCCGGTCGCTCGCCCTCGCGCTTCAGAAACGCCACTCGGTGACCACCTCCCGGCCGAGCCCCGAGGTCTTCGCCGCCGCCTACCGCGCGGCGGCCGACGCCGGGGCGACGGGCATCGTCTCGCTCCATCTGTCGGCGGAGTTCTCCGGGACGTACGACGCGGCGGTCCTGGCCGCGCGGGACGCGCCGGTGCCGGTACGGGTGGTGGACACCGGGATGGTGGCGATGGCCCTCGGCTTCTGCGCGCTGGCGGCGGCGGAGACCGCCGAGGCGGACGGCACACTGGACGAGGCCGTGGCGGCGGCCGAGAAACGAGCGGCCGGGACGTACGCGTACTTCTACGTCGACACGCTGGACTATCTGCGGCGCGGCGGCCGGATCGGGGCGGCGCAGGCGCTTTTCGGCTCGGCGCTCGCCGTGAAGCCCCTGCTCCAACTGGAGGGCGGCCGGATCGAGTTGCTGGAGAAGGTGCGTACGGCGTCGAAGGCGATCGCCCGGCTGGAGGAGATCGTCGCGCAGCGGGCGGGCAATGGCGGGGTCGACATCGCCGTGCACCATCTCGCGGCGCCCGAGAAGGCCGCCGCGCTCGCCGACCGGCTGCGGGAACGGGTGCCGGGCCTCGGCGAGTTGCACGTCAGCGAGGTCGGCGCGGTGATCGGGGCACACACCGGTCCCGGGTTGCTGGGGGCCGTGGTCTCACCGCGTTGAACCGGGTCCTGAGGTCGCGCTCGCTCCATCCGGACGCCGCCTGATCCCGTCGCGCTGAGGCGGTCGGGTTTCACGCCGCGTTGATGTGGGCCGGGGGCGGAATCCCTCGTTCGGGTGGCCGAGTTATGCACAACTGGTGAGTTGTCCACAGAAATTCGGCCTCGTCGGCGGGATGCGGCAGACCTGCCTACCGTCTGGTGCATGACTTCTCGATCACACTCAGTGACCAGCGGCCCCGGTCGCGCATCGACATCCGGCGGCCGGGCGCGCGGCGCCCGCAACGGCCGCTTCCCGTCTCTGTCCCGCGCGCGCCACGGACGTGCGGGTACGACACCCGTGCGGCCGTCCGCGCGCCCACCCGCGGGCCCGGCCTCTTCCTCAGCCACGGCCCCGTCGGTGACGACGGTGTCGCGTCGCCGTGCCGAGGCCCTGTTTCCGGTGGGGTCGAGCGCCGGACCCCCCGTGGGGCGGGGAACGGTGGGGACCGCCGACGCCGACGCCGCCCGGGTGGCGGCCGTGGGCGGCCCGGCGCCGGCGCCAACTCCCGTCCGGGGAGCGGACGATGACACCGACACCGACACCGACACCGGTGTTCCTTCAGGCCCGCGACGGGGACTGTTGCCGGAGGGCGCGGGCGCGGGGGACCGCCCGGAGGCGGGAGAACCGGGGGGCGGGCGACGGGAGCGGGTATGGCTGGCTCTCCGCGAGCGCTTGCCGCTCTGGGTGCAGGTCAGATGCGGGCTTGAGCCGAAGACCCTGGCCGCGCTGGTGGTGGTGCTGCTCGTGGCCGTCGTGCTGGCGGTCCAGCACTTCTGGTCCGGTCGGCCGCAGCCGGTGAGCGCTCCGGAGACGGTCCGCGAAGAGGTGGCGGTGACGGGGGCGGCGCGCGAGCCCGCACCGTCGCCCGGAGTGGCGCCGCCGGCTTCCGTCGCGGTGCCCGCGCCCGCCGTGTCGCCCGCCGGGCGGGTGGTGGTCGATGTCAGCGGCACGGTACGCAGCCCCGGCGTCCACCGGCTGCCCCTCGGGTCACGGGTCGCCGACGCGCTGCGGGCCGCCGGCGGCGTCGAACCGGGCACCGATCTGACCGGACTCAACCGGGCGCGCGTTCTGGTGGACGGCGAACAGGTGGTCGTGGGCGGTCCCGCACCACCGGTGCCGGGCACGGGAATCGCGCCCGGCGGAAGCTCGGCCGGGCCGGGCGCCGGGGGCGCGGCGGGGGACGGGGCACCGGTGAGTCTCAGCACGGCCACCGTCGAACAGCTCGACACCCTGCCCGGTGTCGGCCCGGTACTCGCGCGCCACATCGTGGACTACCGCACCCGCCACGGCGGGTTCAGGTCCGTCGGCGAACTGCGCGAGGTGAACGGGATCGGTGAGCGCCGGTTCGCCGACATCGAGCCACGTGTACGGCCATGAGCCGCGCGGTCACGAATCGCCCCGTCCCGAACAATCCGGTTCCGAACCTCCCGGTCACGAATCACCCGGTTCCGAATGGCCCGGCGACGAACCGCCGGGCCGTGGCCCGCGCCGCTGTCCACGCAGCGTCCGGGCATCGGCTGGGCGCCTCGGCGCCCTATCAGGAGGGTCCGGCCGATCTGCGGCTCGTTCCGCCCGCGTTGGCGGCCTGGGGCGCCGCGGCGGTGGCGACAGGTGTGCCGGGGAGCTGGATCGCCGCCTTCGTGGCGGCCGGGCTCGCCGGGGCGGGTGTGCTCCTCGTGCGGGCCGTTCTCGCGGCGCCGCAGTCGCCGCATTCGCCACAGGAACCGGAACCGGCGTCGGAGCCGGGACCGGGACCGGAACCGGCTTCAGGATGGGGCAGTTGGTGGCGCGGGGTGAACGGGGTCGCCCTGGCCGCCGTGCTGCTCTGCGCCGTCGCCGGGGCGGGGTCCGCGTGGCTGCACGACGCGGACCGGCGCCTGGGCCCGGTGCCCGCGCTGGCGGAGCGGTACGCCCGCGTCACGGTGGACCTGACGGTCACCTCCGACCCGCGCCCCATCCCGCCACGGGTCCACGGCGACCGGCTGACATCGGCGGGCCTGCTCCTGAACGCCGACCTCACCCGTGTGTCGGCCGGTGACGGAGCCGCCACCACCGTCCGTACGCCGGTGCTGGTCATCACCCGGGCGGGAAAGGGAACCGCCGCGTGGCAGCGGCTGCTGCCGTCGACCGGGCTCCGGCTGACGGGACGGCTCACCCCGCCCATCGAGGGGGACGTGCGGTTCGCGGCGCTGCTCAAGGTGGAGGGCGCCGGGCCGCCGGAGGTCGTACGCCCGCCGACCGGCCCGCAACGCACCGCCGGACATCTGCGCGCCGGGCTGCGGGAGGCGACCGAAGGACTCCCGCCCGACGCCCGCGCCCTGCTGCCCGGACTGGTCGTCGGCGACACCTCCCGGATCTCGCCCGAACTGGCCGAAGCGTTCACGGCGACCGATTTGACTCATTTGCTGGCGGTTTCCGGCAGCAACCTGACGATCGTGCTCGCCCTGCTCATCGGGCCGGCGGGACTCGCGCTGCGGGCGGAGCGGCGCGGGCTGGCTCCACGCCTGGGGCTCTCGTTGCGTACGACCGCCCTGTGCGGCGGGGCGCTCACCCTCGCCTTCGTGGTGGTCTGCCGCCCGGATCCCAGTGTGCTGCGGGCGGCGGCCTGCGGACTGATCACCCTGCTCGCCATCGGCACCGGCCGGCGCCGTTCGCTGATCCCGGCACTGGCCGCCGCCGTTCTGCTGCTCGTGCTCTGGAACCCCGCCCTGGCACGCACCTTCGGCTTCGTCCTGTCCGTGCTCGCCACGGGCGCCCTGCTGACCGTCGCCCCCCGCTGGAGCGAGGCGATGCAACGGCGCGGGATGCCGCCCCGGCTCGCCGAGGTGCTGGCGGCTGCGGCTGCCGCGCAGGCGGTCTGCGCACCCGTGGTGGCGGTGTTCGCCGCCCGCGTCAGCCTCGTCGCGATCCCGTGCAACCTGTTCGCCGAACTGGCGGTGGCCCCGGCCACGGTGCTCGGCTTCGCGGCGCTCGCCGCGGCCCCGGTCGCGATGCCCGTGGCCGAACTCCTGGCCCGGTGCGCGGGCTGGCCCGTCGGATGGATCGCCTCGGTCGCCCGTACCGGCGCGGCGCTGCCCGGGGCGGAGATC
Above is a window of Streptomyces sp. NBC_01498 DNA encoding:
- a CDS encoding methyltransferase type 11, which gives rise to MPNSPAAPALWHRLLGVLRCPVCDGPLGPPPGVPAPGPTLRGVTSLRCAGGHSYDVARQGYLGLLTGNVNVANADSADMVGARSRFLEGGHYAPLADALAAAVAGLCPPDGTVLDAGAGTGYYLAAVLDALPGAVGLGLDLSKFALRRAAGVHPRAGTATWDIWKPLPVVSGAADVVINVFAPRNGPEFRRVLRPDGALVVVTPTARHLAGLPAGLGMLSVDAAKEDRLRRTLSGHFRQEGADLVEREIALTGESVRDLILMGPSAHHLAAEEVHRSVASLDSPLTVTVSFVVSVHRPS
- a CDS encoding NADH-ubiquinone oxidoreductase-F iron-sulfur binding region domain-containing protein, whose product is MNAPLPDVPEVRVVGLPQLTQGFDLVERLDLAMHLKVHGPLSPLTGELLAQLAENISLLGRGGAGFPFSKKLRAVAKASIRRGVRPVVVINGSEGEPACRKDTVLLNRAPHLILDGALLAAEALGARTLVVAVTRNSTEISMRAALAERGLSDRRGQQLRARVIRTPERMVSGEASSVIRAANGGPSMPPGRRERAAESGVGGAPTLLSNAETYAQLAIGARIGARRYGHTGLDAEPGTVMLTVSGAVARPMVVEVPTGVPLRYVLQLAGAPPLPQGVLTGGYHGNWIDSVAAHDAVVSRESLAAVGGSLGAGAILPIGPETCPLGEALRVANWLAAETSGQCGPCRLGLPAAAGGLSDVLNGGGPAALEALRAVTQAVRGRGACKHPDGSARFFMSTLSAFTDDLAAHVLDGGCGRETTGVLPLPGPGYQTEVESIPSGEKLAVDWTLCQGHGLCADIVPELIRLGPDGFPALADASVPMHLRGRAQRAVRRCPALALRIEQPAPQRPALPGGGPAALPPGGGRKALGSGR
- the leuS gene encoding leucine--tRNA ligase, which produces MSETNPAAPGAETTAPTAPHRYTAAMAADIEARWQDFWDTEGTYEAPNPSGDLAGDPAVVARPKKYVMDMFPYPSGTGLHVGHPLGYIATDVYARHQRMSGYNVLHTLGFDAFGLPAEQYAISTGTHPRVSTEAAMDNMRRQLRRLGLGHDKRRAIATIDPEFHRWTQWIFVQIFNSWYDPEADRARPITELVARFESGERPTPDGRPWSELTAVERSDVLGGHRLAYASDAPVNWCPGLGTVLANEEVTADGRSERGNFPVFKSKLRQWNMRITAYADRLLDDLDALDWPDAIKQQQRNWIGRSEGARVDFPVGDAGTVTVFTTRQDTLFGATYMVLAPEHQLVEKIVPAAWPEGTHDVWTGGHATPAEAVDAYRKQAAAKSDVERQADAKDKTGVFTGAYATNPANGESIPVFVADYVLMGYGTGAIMAVPAHDSRDFAFARAFELSMRCVVAPTDGRGTDPGEWDDAFVAYDATLVNSASAELTLDGLGVVDAKAKTTAWLADRGIGEGTVNFRLRDWLFSRQRYWGEPFPVVYDEDGVAHALPESMLPLELPEVDDYSPRTFDPDDADTRPETPLSRNEDWVAVELDLGDGRGVRRYRRETNTMPNWAGSCWYELRYLDPHNDDNLVAPDVERYWMGPRDGMPHGGVDLYVGGAEHAVLHLLYARFWSKALYDLGHVSSVEPFHKLYNQGMIQAFVYRDSRGIAVDAHEVEERDGTYWFRGEQVSRLLGKMGKSLKNAVTPDEIFAEYGADTLRLYEMAMGPLDVSRPWDTRAVVGQYRLLQRLWRNVVDETTGEVTVVDAPDDEIDVATLRALHKAVDGVGQDLASLRFNTAIAKITELNNHLTKTGGPVARSVAERLVLLVAPLAPHVAEELWRRLGHTGSVVHEAFPVADPAYVVDESVTCVVQIKGKVRARLEVSPSISDEELEALALGDAAVVAAVGGAAVRKVIVRAPKLVNIVTG
- a CDS encoding DegV family protein, giving the protein MSRHVAIVTDSTAYLPPQAMERHGITAVPLTVVLGDRALEEGTEISARSLALALQKRHSVTTSRPSPEVFAAAYRAAADAGATGIVSLHLSAEFSGTYDAAVLAARDAPVPVRVVDTGMVAMALGFCALAAAETAEADGTLDEAVAAAEKRAAGTYAYFYVDTLDYLRRGGRIGAAQALFGSALAVKPLLQLEGGRIELLEKVRTASKAIARLEEIVAQRAGNGGVDIAVHHLAAPEKAAALADRLRERVPGLGELHVSEVGAVIGAHTGPGLLGAVVSPR
- a CDS encoding helix-hairpin-helix domain-containing protein, whose amino-acid sequence is MPLWVQVRCGLEPKTLAALVVVLLVAVVLAVQHFWSGRPQPVSAPETVREEVAVTGAAREPAPSPGVAPPASVAVPAPAVSPAGRVVVDVSGTVRSPGVHRLPLGSRVADALRAAGGVEPGTDLTGLNRARVLVDGEQVVVGGPAPPVPGTGIAPGGSSAGPGAGGAAGDGAPVSLSTATVEQLDTLPGVGPVLARHIVDYRTRHGGFRSVGELREVNGIGERRFADIEPRVRP